In the genome of Ictalurus furcatus strain D&B chromosome 13, Billie_1.0, whole genome shotgun sequence, one region contains:
- the LOC128617185 gene encoding butyrophilin-like protein 2 — protein sequence METDLMRCFYLFLLMVICDGFHVHGPSGPLIVQLGGSVMLSCFVETPLPMQELEIEWKRNDSETLVHLWQDGESHPESQNPSYRERAHFFIEEIAQGNFSLFLMNVTQEDAGVYKCAVYTNRDSDETLIEIKEIERLIVSGVNVISAYVGEGITLNCSVDSHIPPENIEQVSWMKMDGEILVLLYEHGEVQTDSSHERYMDRVELFSAEERNKGNFSLRLKDVRTDDKGLYTCSAFSGAFSDNTTVEVQQLGFSSMHVGIFVFCVLGFVIGSLILGYFSYTSFKNNDDSRRALAIQWGYVLCPNITMAIVFILWGITEGKYHLDNKRCLWLS from the exons ATGGAGACTGATCTGATGCgttgtttttatctgtttctgTTGATGGTCATCTGTGACG GGTTCCATGTCCATGGTCCGTCTGGTCCTCTCATTGTCCAGCTGGGAGGCTCAGTGATGCTGTCCTGCTTTGTAGAAACTCCTCTACCAATGCAAGAACTGGAAATAGAGTGGAAAAGAAATGACTCTGAAACTCTAGTGCACTTGTGGCAGGACGGAGAGAGTCATCCGGAGTCTCAGAACCCGAGTTATCGTGAAAGAGCTCATTTCTTCATTGAGGAGATCGCTCAGGgaaatttctctctcttccttatGAACGTGACCCAGGAAGACGCAGGAGTTTATAAGTGTGCTGTTTACACAAACCGTGACTCTGATGAAACTCTGATTGAAATAAAGGAGATTG AGCGTTTGATCGTATCTGGAGTCAATGTCATATCTGCATACGTGGGTGAAGGTATCACTCTGAATTGCTCTGTAGACTCACATATCCCACCGGAAAATATAGAACAAGTCTCATGgatgaaaatggatggagagatcTTAGTGCTGCTCTATGAACATGGTGAGGTCCAGACAGACTCGTCTCATGAGAGATACATGGACAGAGTAGAATTGTTCAGTgctgaagaaagaaacaaaggaaaCTTCTCATTGAGACTGAAGGATGTCCGAACTGACGATAAAGGGCTGTATACATGTTCAGCATTCTCTGGGGCATTCTCAGATAACACAACTGTGGAAGTGCAGCAGCTGG GTTTTTCCTCTATGCATGTtggaatttttgttttttgtgtactGGGATTTGTAATTGGATCACTTATCCTAGGATACTTCTCTTAtacatcttttaaaaataatg ATGACAGCAGAAGAGCCCTAGCTATACAGTGGGGATACGTCCTTTGCCCTAATATTACTATGGCCATTGTCTTCATCCTTTGGGGTATTACTGAGGGTAAGTATCACTTAGACAACAAGCGTTGCTTGTGGCTCAGCTAA